AGTACCAATAACTGAAAAAACATCACTACCAACACAATCGGGAGTATATCTATAAATGCTTTTTTAAGCTTGACCAATACTTTGATTACAAACTTAAAAAAAATGGTATAATTAGAATTCAAATCCATTCATGATATATAAAAAGCAGAAATAAATCAACCCAAAGGTAATTAATTATGTGAACGAAGCAACAGAATATTCAAGTCCCTTCATTTTACTTGCGGATTTGCTCTGAAACCAAAATGCAATTTGTCAGACCACATTATAAATGGTCAATTACGTTTTCACTTCTCCAGAATCATAAATTTAACCGTTCAGGAAAAATATTTATTCTATCTTTGCAACATTATTTATTAAAACTTTAATCTGATGTTGATACAAAAAAACAGGGTTGTAGCCCTGAATTATCGTCTGACAGAAGGCGGACCCGAAGGAGAATTGATAGAAGAAACCTTTAATGCAGATCCTTTAAAATTTATTTTCGGAATGGGTATGATGCTTCCTTCATTTGAAGAAAATCTGGAAGAAAAAACCATTGGTGATTCGTTTTCATTTACACTTGAACCTGAAAACGCCTATGGTACATTTGAAGAAGAAGCAGTGGTTGAAATTCCTATTGGAAGTTTTGCAGATGAAACGGGTAATGTGGATAGGGACAGGCTTCAGAAAGGAAATCCATTGCAAATGATGGATCAGGAAGGTCGTTCATACAGAGGAATAGTATTGGACTCAAAATTGGAATCCGTAGTTGTGGACTTCAATCATCCGATGGCAGGAAGGACGCTTCATTTTACGGGTGAAATCCTGGAAGTACGGGAAGCCACCGATTCAGAGATCGACCATGGTCATGTTCATTGATAATTGATTTAAAAATAGTAAATATTTAGGTCATTGCCCTTTAAGGGCAAAATATTGGTAACGACGGGTAAAGCCCGTCGTTTAAAGCATGGAATAATTAGTTTTTGGCGCTCTTGCCTGCTTCATGGCAAGCAGGATTTTTACCTGTAAGATGCAAAAATCCCGCCTGCTTCAAAGCGGGCAGGCGTGACAAAAACAACTCGTTTAACTGAGCACCTCAGTAGTTTCTAAAAAAGTATTGAAA
The genomic region above belongs to Saprospiraceae bacterium and contains:
- a CDS encoding peptidylprolyl isomerase, which gives rise to MLIQKNRVVALNYRLTEGGPEGELIEETFNADPLKFIFGMGMMLPSFEENLEEKTIGDSFSFTLEPENAYGTFEEEAVVEIPIGSFADETGNVDRDRLQKGNPLQMMDQEGRSYRGIVLDSKLESVVVDFNHPMAGRTLHFTGEILEVREATDSEIDHGHVH